Within the Vigna angularis cultivar LongXiaoDou No.4 chromosome 10, ASM1680809v1, whole genome shotgun sequence genome, the region AAACCAAATACAAACTTAAATTCAAGTCTATAGGATGTCCTAATTTACTATCATATCGTGGAGGTGATACAACTATTTATTACAATGATGACCCAATAGCCCACAGCCGCAAAGCTTACCCTAACTTACCATCAAACCACATGAATACCTTCCATCGTACTTAGCTTGCATCCGGCACAACAAGTGCAAtgacaaaagcaaaagacaatgTAGGCAGGATCACAACTCTACTCAAAGTTTATGAATCAGAAGAATTGAAACCCTTCGATTCAAAACTCAAGCAGAAATAAACAAAACTAGTAAAAACAACCCATAGAGGCCTCTAACAAAATCCCTAACTTAGATCTAGATTATCAAAATTACTTAACCAATCAACAGAGTTGACTCTACCAGGATACCTTCAATTActtataaaatcaaaacattttatGTGCTTAAAAAAAATCGTCCCATGAAGAGAAGTACGAGATCACCACCACACCAGAAAAGAACTAACCACTCGCATTTGTGACTGAAAATGACAATCTGTGGcacaataaataaaaggaacGTTATTCTTCAAACCATCAAGCCCGTTCCCTTCCCCATCACAAAAAGTAAAATCCTACAATCTCAGAAAACTAAAATGCTCCCTTCCAATCTCGGATGACCAAAAACACCACGCGAGAAAGAgaaatcaattatcattagtACAAAAAGAGAGGGCTCATTATTCGCCCCGGCGCCACAGCACACATTCACATGCAAGTAAACCATCAATTTCATTCTTATAGCATAACCGTTCTTCCTAAAGAGTCcctaaacctaaaatataataaaaactagtAAAGTACCATGACAAAACATCCTTCAAAtgtttgaaaatcttttaaattcaaCTAATAGCAAAGCATGTTTAGATTACCATTGGTTCCATTTTAGAAGTACTTCCAaactaaaagaaacaaaagtatGTTTAGCACTCAAGTACTTTTCAAGCATCTATCCAAACACACACTAGGCATTAGATATTCAATACTTAAGGGATCacttaaataatttcattactATAGGAAATACTCAGGAGACAGGGTAAATACTCTGAGAACGAAATTGATGTTCCATTCTCGGAAACCAGCATCGATAAAGTCACTCCTTCTCCTCCCTCTCCCGATTCCACTGCTCGATCCTCGCGCGGCGTTCCTCGCTCCCTTCTCTGGCGGGACTCTCGGCGTGTCTCCGTCGTCCACCGCCGTCTCTTTCTCTATACTCCCGCCTCCCGCCGCTGCGGGAGTCCCTCTCCCGTCCCTCCCGGCGGTGCCTTGGACTCCTGCTGCGGCTGCGACTGCGGCTCCGGCTGGTGTGGTGGTAGCGTCCACCTCCGCGGTGGTGATGGCGGCCGAAGAGCTTCCGGCGGAGGTCCCTTCCGATGAGCTTGACGTGCATGAAGTTGCAATATCCGCCGCGGTTGCAGCTGTTCTCCTCAAACTGCCGACACGTGGCCTCGCGGAAGTCTGTGACAGGGGAGAAGTCGGCGATGATGGGGCGGGCGTTGTAGAACCGTCCGTGGAGTGCTTGGAGGGCCTTGGCGGCCTGGTCCTCCTCGCGGAACTGGACGTAGACGTTGCCGATCATGTGGTCGGCGAGATTGTCGCAGACATTGAGGCTCTCGATCTCGCCGAACTTTGCGAGCTCCGTGAAGATGTCCTCGTAGAAGTCCTCGAAGTGCTGCTGGATCTTGTGCGGGTCCAGCGGCTGCCCCTGCGGATCCACGCCGGGCGTGATCATGTCGGGACGCTGGTACATGTTGGACAGCAGCAGCGTTGGCGAGATGCTTGGCCGGTTGTGCAGCCGCGAGCACCGGTCGCCGTGCCGGCACGCGCCGATCTTGAAGTAGAAAGGGCAGTTGACGCGATCCTTCTCCGTCCCGAAGATCGATGCCAGGTGCTCCGCCATGCTCCGGTCAGGAATCGGTTCCTTCGATTTTTCTGATTGATTGGTTTGAGTTTACTGATTTTGAATCTGCGATTGAATTCTGTCTGGCGTAGGGTTTGGGAAGCCCTAATTGAAACAAACGATTAATGGATCGAACAGGTTTAGAAGTGCTGACCCAACACTttgattttattcatttatatatgttCAACACTTTGAAcacactttctctctttctgtatATGGTTATTACTCTCTTCCTTTCTCAATCAATTTATGCTCATGGAATTAATTAACGGAGACCAAGAAACTCTTTTGCTTATCTTAAATTTTAGTTTCgggtgtttttattttatatatttatataatttaaatttattagaaatataattttattttaatttgttttacatattctcaagtattataaaatatttctaatataattatttttaatatagaataagttattatcatatattttacgatattatgatataataattaattatttaacattttaaaaatattatgatataataattaattattcaatatatttaatatataatacttGGCTTTATTTAagtaatataattcttttaatatatataaataaacaattttgatattatggGATTTAGACTTGTTTTGAGCTGAACATTACGAGAAGCTTTAAGCATTAAATCAAACGTTtataattttgagaaaaaaacaaTTCTTTCAAAGAACAAATTTTACAATGATTTTGCGAGATTATTTGTGATCTCTTTTCCATTATATGTTGTCTATGTTGTTGAGCCAAGAGGTACACTTTGACCATGACCAATAGCAGGTCTACATCCTACCCAATAAGATTTTCACTAACAAGGTCATCGAGGTTATCAACCCAGACAAAGATTATGTTTAGGCCTCGTGACCTTCTTTCATAAAGTTTTCTACCACTAACATCCTTTCTTCCACATATGGCAACTACATATTTCATCTAGAAAGAGATAACATTattctattttcaaaaattaaaactgaatttaaataaatatacaaactgaattgaaaaattaaaactgaatttaaataaatatacaaactgaattgtatataaaataataatacttattattCTCACTAAAAGGTGACGTTAAAACTTGacatttcaactataattagaGATGGCAAAAATCTATGACAGAAAATTATTATTCACGGATATCTGTTTCTAAAAGAGTCGGATAcgtgtaataaaatatttaatccgcggataataaaatatatttatttattataatttatatatttttatttatttaattcgtagaaaatttatatatatctgttaaattattatactCGCGGATACTGATTActcgtaaaaaataaaataaaatttatttatttatttttcaattaagtttaattaaaaataaaataaaattatattttacttagttaaatttaattaaaattaaattctaatttatatttaatatacttACGAGTATTTTTTAATAGGATATCCACACAGGTAACGGATCGGATAACGAATACAGTTTTATCTGACGGGGTAAACATTATCTGACCCGGCCTGTTGTCATTCCTAACCACCACATCCTAGTGACACGTTTCATGTCTAGTGTGtagacaattttttaaaaataaaaaataaaaaaccagtGACATGTTTTTTTAACGTTTTTGGTAAAATactaatgaaaattaatttttgaaaaattaaaacataagtgaaacaaataataataaggtacttaattaaaattttcatatgaaattggaaacaaaagattaattaagcctattttctttcttcttcttcttcccttgtAGCCTTTTCTACTCTTCTCCTTTCTCTACATTGTGATGACAGCTACACTGAGAACAACAATGACAATGCCTGTGACAGCAATAGTGTCAGCACAAGTGAGGGCGACAATGGTGGGCAATGGTGCACTGCTGAAAGGTTAGTGTTTTCCTCTTATGGGTGAGATAGTAATTATGGAAGTGCCGGAAGAAATAGCCAATATCTTGTTGCTCTCTTTTGTCCttgagaaatgaaaaaatacaTTTGACTTCAAATGTTTGGAACACACTGAATAAGGAGCCACTTTCTTTCTAACTCCATAGCTTCTTTTAACACTTCATTGTTGTACATTTACTGAAATATTTGTCCATTacttagatataaaaaaatttaaattacgtGTTTTTGGATAAGTTGCAAAATAGTctattcaataataaatttcaaattttttgttttcataagcTTATGATTATTGTCTTAGTAGTGATTTTTGAATTAGGTAAATACTTTTTTTGAAACTATATCAGGAATTGGACAATTAAGAACATTTTCAGTTTATGAAATCCATAGCtgtattttattagattttaaattatataatctgaaatatttttatattatacaatCTTAAATCTTAAAGTGGTGTATAAAAGTGTATGCTTcgtcattttttatataatacgAGTGGTAATAAGAAGATGCAGGTTAGATACACTCTCAAGAGGCATCTCCATGCTTGCTTCCAATTACAAATAATAGTTGCTTCATACTATTATAAgttcaattaaatttttgttattcataatgaaataataataataacatttcagaataataa harbors:
- the LOC108335844 gene encoding splicing factor U2af small subunit A, giving the protein MAEHLASIFGTEKDRVNCPFYFKIGACRHGDRCSRLHNRPSISPTLLLSNMYQRPDMITPGVDPQGQPLDPHKIQQHFEDFYEDIFTELAKFGEIESLNVCDNLADHMIGNVYVQFREEDQAAKALQALHGRFYNARPIIADFSPVTDFREATCRQFEENSCNRGGYCNFMHVKLIGRDLRRKLFGRHHHRGGGRYHHTSRSRSRSRSRSPRHRREGRERDSRSGGRREYRERDGGGRRRHAESPAREGSEERRARIEQWNREREEKE